In one window of Shewanella goraebulensis DNA:
- the fliH gene encoding flagellar assembly protein FliH — MNKTRSSDIRFRLNGERIRRHQFSPLHANEADPAQGEPSWQDYQQAFDKGYDEGVVKGHEAGLVSGHEEGQQSGYAAGFNQGRIEGQQKGKDAIDEQLNQLIAPLSAVKSLLEEGHSHQIMQQQELIVDLVRRVSIQVIRCELTLQPQQILALVEETLAAIPDDPTEVKIHLEPTAVNKLKELAADKIQHWTLVPDSSISAGGCRIVSEKSDADASMETRLNACLDQVENHLKRADIEQKLAQNAEVNIDENDVLANETAHG, encoded by the coding sequence ATGAACAAGACTCGCAGCTCCGATATTCGATTTCGCCTCAATGGAGAGCGTATTCGCCGTCACCAATTTAGTCCACTACACGCCAATGAAGCAGATCCAGCACAAGGTGAACCTTCGTGGCAAGATTATCAACAAGCCTTCGATAAAGGCTACGATGAAGGTGTTGTAAAAGGTCATGAAGCAGGCTTAGTGTCTGGCCATGAAGAAGGTCAACAATCTGGTTACGCAGCAGGGTTTAACCAAGGCCGAATTGAAGGCCAACAAAAAGGCAAAGATGCCATTGATGAGCAGCTAAATCAGCTTATCGCACCACTGTCTGCAGTCAAATCCTTGCTGGAAGAAGGTCACAGCCATCAAATCATGCAACAACAAGAGCTGATTGTAGATTTAGTCCGCCGCGTATCAATTCAAGTGATTCGCTGCGAACTCACCCTACAACCACAGCAAATTCTTGCACTAGTAGAAGAGACATTAGCCGCTATTCCTGACGATCCAACCGAAGTAAAAATTCACTTAGAGCCAACGGCTGTGAATAAACTCAAAGAACTGGCAGCAGATAAAATTCAGCACTGGACATTAGTGCCTGATAGCAGCATCAGCGCTGGCGGTTGCCGTATTGTGAGTGAAAAATCAGATGCCGATGCCTCAATGGAAACCCGTTTGAATGCCTGTTTAGACCAAGTCGAAAACCATTTAAAGCGCGCAGATATCGAACAAAAACTAGCACAAAACGCTGAAGTTAACATTGACGAAAATGACGTGCTGGCGAATGAGACAGCCCATGGCTGA